One window of Candidatus Mycobacterium wuenschmannii genomic DNA carries:
- the nrdF gene encoding class 1b ribonucleoside-diphosphate reductase subunit beta yields MKLIDRVSAINWNRLQDEKDAEVWERLVGNFWLPEKVPVSNDIPSWGTLTASEKQLTMRVFTGLTLLDTIQGTVGAVSLIPDALTPHEEAVYTNIAFMESVHAKSYSSIFSTLCSTTEIDEAFRWSEENPNLQRKAEIVMRYYKGDEPLKRKVASTLLESFLFYSGFYLPMYWSSRAKLTNTADLIRLIIRDEAVHGYYIGYKFQKGLALEDAATQAELKEYTYDLLYELYENETEYTQDLYDEVGLTEDVKKFLRYNANKALMNLGYEALFPREETDVNPAILSALSPNADENHDFFSGSGSSYVIGKAVVTEDEDWEF; encoded by the coding sequence ATGAAGCTGATCGACCGCGTTTCCGCGATCAACTGGAACCGTCTGCAAGACGAGAAGGATGCCGAGGTCTGGGAGCGCCTCGTCGGCAACTTCTGGCTGCCCGAGAAGGTGCCGGTGTCCAATGACATCCCGTCCTGGGGCACGTTGACGGCCAGCGAGAAGCAACTGACCATGCGAGTCTTCACCGGCCTGACGCTGCTGGACACCATCCAGGGCACGGTAGGCGCGGTCAGCCTGATCCCGGACGCGCTGACCCCGCACGAGGAGGCGGTGTACACCAACATCGCGTTCATGGAGTCGGTGCACGCCAAGAGCTACAGCTCGATCTTCTCGACGCTGTGCTCGACCACCGAGATCGACGAGGCGTTCCGCTGGTCGGAGGAGAACCCCAACCTGCAGCGCAAGGCCGAGATCGTGATGCGCTACTACAAGGGCGACGAGCCGCTCAAGCGCAAGGTCGCCTCCACGCTGCTGGAAAGCTTCCTGTTCTACTCCGGGTTCTACCTGCCGATGTACTGGTCGAGTCGGGCCAAGCTGACCAACACCGCCGACCTGATCCGGCTGATCATCCGTGACGAGGCCGTGCACGGCTACTACATCGGCTACAAGTTCCAGAAGGGTCTGGCGCTCGAGGACGCGGCCACCCAGGCCGAGCTCAAGGAGTACACCTACGACCTGCTCTACGAGCTCTACGAGAACGAGACGGAGTACACGCAGGATCTCTACGATGAGGTCGGCCTGACCGAGGATGTCAAGAAATTCCTGCGCTACAACGCCAACAAGGCGTTGATGAATCTCGGCTACGAGGCGTTGTTCCCGCGCGAGGAGACCGACGTGAACCCGGCGATCCTGTCGGCGCTGTCGCCGAACGCCGACGAGAACCACGACTTCTTCTCGGGCTCGGGTTCGTCGTACGTGATCGGCAAGGCCGTCGTCACCGAGGACGAGGACTGGGAGTTCTAG
- a CDS encoding TetR/AcrR family transcriptional regulator, translating to MARAPDTGRRRELLDALVEVFAAGGVGDRSLRDVAAAVGTSHRMLLHHFGSRDEILVAIVEEVERRQKAVLPDLPTDPADHFAAMWADVSRPELRRFERLFFECYARAANGEQPFDRMVPGTINDWLALTDGLAEPAAARLGLAVIRGLLLDLIATNDEAGVNAAAQAFAQLLRR from the coding sequence ATGGCTCGCGCGCCTGACACCGGCCGGCGCCGCGAGCTGCTGGACGCCCTCGTCGAGGTATTCGCCGCCGGCGGTGTCGGCGACCGTTCGCTGCGTGACGTGGCCGCTGCGGTTGGCACCAGCCACCGAATGTTGTTGCACCACTTCGGCTCTCGAGATGAAATATTGGTGGCGATCGTCGAGGAGGTGGAGCGCCGGCAGAAAGCCGTCCTGCCCGATCTGCCGACCGACCCGGCCGACCACTTCGCCGCCATGTGGGCCGACGTCAGCCGGCCGGAACTGCGTCGATTCGAGCGGCTCTTTTTCGAGTGCTACGCGCGAGCGGCTAACGGAGAGCAACCCTTTGACCGCATGGTGCCCGGCACGATCAACGACTGGCTGGCCCTCACCGACGGCCTGGCCGAGCCGGCCGCGGCACGCCTGGGACTGGCCGTGATTCGCGGTCTCCTGCTCGACCTGATCGCCACCAACGACGAGGCCGGCGTCAACGCGGCCGCGCAGGCATTCGCGCAACTGCTCAGGCGCTAG
- a CDS encoding TetR/AcrR family transcriptional regulator has translation MVLDVVRIPRPPLPHPGPKPAVKVDARSERWKEHRKKVRAEIVEAAFRAIDRLGPDLSVREIAEEAGTAKPKIYRHFTDKSDLFQAIGERLRDMLWAKVFPSIDLANDSVREIIRRTAEEHVSMVDEHPNVMRFFIQGRFPEQAESATRTLSEGRAITLAMAEMFNNELREMKLDPGAFELAAYAAYGCAAAATDWWLGADVDSPRRMPHPQFVEHLASITLGVISGTAEMLGITLDPDRPLHDVMPSDSAAS, from the coding sequence ATGGTGCTTGACGTGGTCAGAATTCCCCGGCCTCCGCTGCCGCACCCCGGGCCCAAGCCCGCGGTGAAGGTCGACGCGCGCAGCGAGCGCTGGAAAGAGCACCGCAAGAAGGTGCGTGCGGAGATCGTCGAGGCGGCGTTTCGGGCCATCGACCGGCTCGGCCCGGACCTGAGCGTTCGCGAGATCGCCGAAGAGGCCGGCACCGCGAAGCCCAAGATCTACCGGCATTTCACCGACAAGTCAGACCTGTTCCAGGCGATCGGGGAACGGCTTCGGGACATGTTGTGGGCGAAGGTCTTTCCGTCGATCGACCTAGCCAACGACTCGGTGCGCGAGATCATCCGTCGGACCGCCGAAGAGCACGTCAGCATGGTTGACGAGCACCCCAACGTCATGCGCTTTTTCATTCAGGGCCGCTTTCCCGAGCAGGCCGAGTCGGCGACCCGGACACTCAGTGAAGGCCGCGCGATCACTCTGGCGATGGCGGAGATGTTCAACAACGAGTTGCGCGAAATGAAGCTCGATCCAGGCGCCTTCGAACTCGCGGCGTACGCCGCATACGGCTGCGCGGCGGCGGCCACCGACTGGTGGCTGGGAGCCGACGTCGACAGCCCGCGTCGGATGCCGCACCCGCAGTTCGTCGAGCACCTGGCCTCGATCACGTTGGGCGTGATCAGCGGCACTGCCGAGATGCTCGGCATCACCCTGGACCCGGACCGGCCGCTGCACGACGTGATGCCCAGCGATTCCGCTGCCAGCTAA
- a CDS encoding redoxin NrdH — protein MSITVYTKPACVQCNATYKALDKQGIAYEKVDITLDSEARDYVMALGYLQAPVVVAGNDHWSGFRPDRIKALSATVLSA, from the coding sequence ATGAGCATCACCGTTTACACCAAGCCGGCCTGCGTGCAGTGCAACGCCACCTACAAGGCGCTGGACAAGCAGGGCATCGCCTACGAGAAGGTCGACATCACCCTGGACTCGGAGGCCCGCGACTACGTGATGGCCCTCGGCTACCTGCAGGCCCCCGTCGTGGTGGCCGGCAACGACCACTGGTCCGGCTTCCGCCCGGACCGGATCAAAGCACTGAGCGCAACCGTTCTGAGCGCCTGA
- a CDS encoding SRPBCC family protein, with protein sequence MITEDSIEIGAPAPLVWEIFSNVEHWPDWTESVTSLVGHDGPDLAVGKQFSIKQPGMTKLVWKVTEIDSGSSWTWVQRSPGVNVSARHWVIPQPDGSTVVRQRLEQSGIVGALVGRMMAKKTKRFLAQEARGLKARSEQVHGSRA encoded by the coding sequence ATGATCACCGAGGACAGCATTGAGATCGGCGCCCCGGCGCCGTTGGTGTGGGAAATTTTCAGCAACGTCGAGCACTGGCCCGACTGGACCGAGTCGGTCACCTCGCTCGTCGGTCACGATGGCCCTGATCTGGCTGTCGGAAAACAGTTTTCGATCAAGCAGCCCGGTATGACGAAGCTGGTGTGGAAAGTCACCGAGATCGACTCCGGCTCGTCCTGGACCTGGGTGCAACGCTCCCCCGGTGTCAATGTGAGTGCCCGCCACTGGGTTATCCCCCAGCCCGACGGCAGCACGGTGGTGCGTCAGCGGCTCGAGCAGAGCGGCATCGTGGGCGCCCTGGTCGGTCGCATGATGGCCAAGAAGACCAAACGCTTTCTCGCACAAGAGGCCCGGGGTCTCAAAGCCCGGTCCGAGCAGGTGCATGGCTCGCGCGCCTGA
- the nrdI gene encoding class Ib ribonucleoside-diphosphate reductase assembly flavoprotein NrdI — MAVPSASLVYFSSVSENTHRFVQKLGIPATRIPLHERIEVDQPYVLVLPTYGGGRATPNINDGGYVPKQVIAFLNNETNRSLIRGVIAAGNNNFGAEFAYAGDVIARKCGVPYLYRFELMGTPDDVDAVRAGLADFWKEQTCQQPSLQSL, encoded by the coding sequence ATCGCCGTGCCGTCCGCCAGCCTCGTGTACTTCTCCAGCGTCTCGGAGAACACGCATCGATTCGTGCAGAAGCTCGGTATCCCGGCGACGCGGATACCGCTGCACGAACGCATCGAGGTCGACCAGCCGTACGTGCTGGTGTTGCCGACCTACGGGGGCGGCCGTGCGACTCCCAACATCAACGACGGTGGCTACGTTCCCAAACAGGTCATCGCCTTTCTGAACAACGAAACCAACCGATCGTTGATCCGCGGCGTCATCGCCGCGGGCAACAACAACTTCGGTGCCGAATTCGCCTACGCGGGGGACGTGATCGCCCGCAAGTGTGGCGTCCCCTATCTCTATCGCTTTGAACTCATGGGTACCCCGGACGACGTGGACGCGGTCCGCGCCGGCCTCGCTGACTTTTGGAAGGAACAGACGTGCCAACAACCGTCGCTGCAGAGCCTGTAA
- the nrdE gene encoding class 1b ribonucleoside-diphosphate reductase subunit alpha produces MPDETDYHALNAMLNLYDADGKIQFEKDREAAHQYFLQHVNQNTVFFHNQDEKLDYLIKENYYEREVLDQYSRNFVKTLLDRAYDKKFRFPTFLGAFKYYTSYTLKTFDGKRYLERFEDRVVMVALTLASGDTGLAEKLVDEIIDGRFQPATPTFLNSGKAQRGEPVSCFLLRIEDNMESIGRSINSALQLSKRGGGVALLLSNIREHGAPIKNIENQSSGVIPIMKLLEDSFSYANQLGARQGAGAVYLQAHHPDIYRFLDTKRENADEKIRIKTLSLGVVIPDITFELAKNNEDMYLFSPYDVEKVYGVPFADISITEKYYEMVDDARIRKTKIKAREFFQTLAELQFESGYPYIMFEDTVNRANPIEGKITHSNLCSEILQVSTPSLFNDDLSYSRVGKDISCNLGSLNIAKTMDSPDFAQSIEVAIRALTAVSDQTHIWSVPSIEQGNNDSHAIGLGQMNLHGYLARERVFYGSEEGIDFTNIYFYTVLYHALRASNRIAIERGSHFKGFENSKYASGEFFDKYTEQLWEPKTDKVTQLFADAGIRIPNQDDWKRLKESVQQHGIYNQNLQAVPPTGSISYINHSTSSIHPVASKIEIRKEGKIGRAYYPAPYLTNDNLEYYQDAYEIGYEKIIDTYAAATQHVDQGLSLTLFFKDTATTRDVNKAQIYAWRKGIKTLYYIRLRQMALEGTEVEGCVSCML; encoded by the coding sequence TTGCCCGATGAAACGGACTACCACGCGCTGAACGCGATGCTGAATCTGTACGACGCAGACGGCAAGATTCAGTTCGAGAAGGACCGCGAGGCTGCGCACCAGTACTTCCTGCAGCACGTCAACCAGAACACGGTGTTCTTCCATAATCAGGACGAGAAGCTCGACTACCTGATCAAGGAGAACTACTACGAGCGCGAGGTGCTCGACCAGTACAGCCGCAACTTCGTCAAGACGCTGCTGGATCGCGCCTACGACAAGAAGTTTCGGTTCCCGACGTTTCTGGGCGCGTTCAAGTACTACACCTCGTACACCCTGAAGACGTTCGACGGTAAGCGCTACCTCGAGCGCTTCGAAGACCGCGTCGTGATGGTGGCGCTGACCCTGGCGTCCGGTGACACCGGGCTCGCCGAGAAGCTGGTCGACGAGATCATCGACGGCCGTTTCCAGCCGGCGACACCGACATTCCTCAACTCCGGGAAGGCCCAGCGCGGTGAGCCGGTGAGCTGCTTCCTGCTGCGCATCGAGGACAACATGGAGTCGATCGGGCGTTCCATCAACTCCGCGCTGCAGCTGTCCAAGCGCGGCGGGGGAGTCGCGTTGCTGCTGAGCAACATTCGCGAGCACGGCGCCCCGATCAAGAACATCGAAAACCAGTCCTCGGGCGTCATTCCGATCATGAAGCTGCTCGAGGACTCGTTCTCCTACGCCAACCAGTTGGGCGCGCGCCAGGGCGCCGGCGCGGTGTACCTGCAGGCGCACCACCCCGACATCTACCGCTTCCTGGACACCAAGCGGGAGAACGCCGACGAGAAGATCCGGATCAAGACGCTGAGCCTGGGCGTGGTGATCCCGGACATCACCTTCGAGCTGGCCAAGAACAACGAGGACATGTACCTGTTCTCGCCGTACGACGTCGAGAAGGTCTACGGGGTTCCGTTCGCCGACATCTCGATCACCGAGAAGTACTACGAGATGGTCGACGACGCCCGGATTCGCAAGACCAAGATCAAGGCGCGCGAGTTCTTCCAGACGCTGGCCGAGTTGCAGTTCGAGTCGGGCTACCCGTACATCATGTTCGAGGACACGGTGAACCGGGCCAACCCGATCGAGGGCAAGATCACCCACTCGAACCTGTGCTCGGAGATCCTGCAGGTCTCCACGCCGTCGCTGTTCAACGACGACCTGTCGTACTCGCGTGTGGGCAAAGACATTTCGTGCAACCTGGGCTCGCTGAACATCGCCAAGACGATGGACTCGCCGGACTTCGCCCAGAGCATCGAGGTGGCGATCCGCGCGCTGACCGCGGTGAGCGACCAGACCCACATCTGGTCGGTGCCCTCGATCGAGCAGGGCAACAACGACTCGCACGCGATCGGCCTCGGCCAGATGAACCTGCACGGCTACCTGGCCCGCGAGCGGGTCTTCTACGGGTCAGAAGAGGGCATCGACTTCACCAACATCTACTTCTACACGGTGCTCTACCACGCGCTGCGTGCCTCGAATCGCATTGCGATCGAACGCGGTTCGCACTTCAAGGGCTTCGAGAACTCGAAGTACGCGTCGGGGGAGTTCTTCGACAAGTACACCGAGCAGCTCTGGGAACCCAAGACCGACAAGGTGACTCAGCTGTTCGCCGATGCCGGCATCCGGATCCCGAACCAGGACGACTGGAAGCGACTCAAGGAGTCGGTGCAGCAGCACGGTATCTACAACCAGAACCTGCAGGCGGTGCCGCCGACTGGGTCGATCTCCTACATCAACCACTCGACGTCGTCGATCCACCCGGTTGCGTCCAAGATCGAGATCCGCAAGGAAGGCAAGATCGGGCGGGCGTACTACCCGGCGCCCTACCTGACCAACGACAACTTGGAGTACTACCAGGACGCCTACGAAATCGGCTACGAGAAGATCATCGACACCTACGCCGCGGCCACTCAGCATGTGGACCAGGGGCTGTCGCTGACACTGTTCTTCAAGGACACCGCGACTACCCGCGACGTGAACAAGGCGCAGATCTACGCGTGGCGTAAGGGCATCAAGACGCTGTATTACATCCGGCTGCGGCAGATGGCGCTGGAAGGTACCGAGGTCGAGGGCTGCGTCTCCTGCATGCTGTGA
- a CDS encoding flavin-containing monooxygenase: MTIAESSTEPDASASPIHTRAVIIGTGFAGLGMAIALQRQGVDFVIVEKADDIGGTWRDNSYPGCACDVPSHLYSFSFEPKATWSKLFSPQPEILDYLRGVTDKYGLRRYIRFGEKVTRAHWDDSEYRWHVFTESGDEYVAQFLISGAGALHIPSMPDIAGVDEFHGPAFHSAQWDHSVDLTGKRVAIIGTGASAIQILPELVRKGAGVAEVQLYQRTPPWVVPRPNSLLPNAIRKAFAVVPGLRLAVRSGIYWGLEGLGFAMTQRPALLRAVELVGRWNIRRYVKDKDLRRRLTPTYRAGCKRILYSGSYYQAVANPKSTLITDRIDHISANGIVTDDGVEHPVDVIVYATGFHTTDSYTYVDVKGPRGEDLVDRWNREGVVAHRGIAVADMPNLFFLLGPNTGLGHTSVVFMIESQIHYVAQAIAEVDNAGAQALAPSRSAQDRSNGELQDKLAGSVWNTGGCSSWYLDEHGVNRTLWSGMTWQYWRDTRSLKLAEYKFFGVRSGARASA, translated from the coding sequence ATGACCATCGCCGAGTCGTCTACTGAGCCCGACGCATCAGCGTCACCGATCCACACCCGTGCGGTCATCATCGGCACGGGATTCGCCGGGCTCGGCATGGCCATCGCACTGCAGCGCCAGGGCGTGGACTTCGTCATCGTCGAGAAGGCCGACGACATCGGCGGAACGTGGCGTGACAACAGTTACCCCGGCTGCGCGTGCGACGTGCCGTCGCACCTGTACTCGTTCTCCTTCGAGCCGAAAGCGACCTGGAGCAAGCTGTTTTCGCCGCAACCGGAGATCCTCGACTACCTCCGGGGCGTCACCGACAAGTACGGTCTGCGCCGCTACATCCGCTTCGGCGAAAAGGTCACCCGCGCGCACTGGGATGACAGCGAATACCGCTGGCACGTCTTCACTGAATCGGGTGACGAGTACGTCGCGCAGTTTCTCATCTCAGGCGCCGGCGCCCTGCACATCCCGAGCATGCCGGACATCGCCGGCGTCGACGAGTTCCACGGGCCCGCATTCCATTCCGCGCAGTGGGATCACAGCGTCGACCTGACCGGTAAACGAGTCGCGATCATCGGCACCGGGGCCAGCGCCATCCAGATCCTGCCTGAGCTGGTGCGCAAGGGCGCTGGCGTCGCCGAGGTGCAGCTGTACCAGCGCACCCCGCCGTGGGTGGTGCCGCGGCCCAACAGCCTGCTGCCCAATGCGATTCGCAAGGCGTTTGCGGTGGTGCCGGGTCTGCGACTGGCCGTGCGGTCCGGAATCTACTGGGGTCTGGAGGGTCTCGGATTCGCGATGACCCAGCGGCCGGCACTGCTGCGTGCCGTCGAGTTGGTCGGGCGATGGAACATCCGCCGCTACGTCAAGGACAAGGATCTGCGCCGCAGGCTCACGCCGACCTATCGCGCGGGCTGTAAACGAATCCTGTACTCCGGCAGCTACTACCAGGCCGTCGCGAACCCGAAGTCGACCCTGATCACCGACCGGATCGACCACATCAGTGCGAACGGCATCGTCACCGACGACGGCGTCGAGCATCCCGTTGACGTCATCGTGTACGCGACCGGTTTCCACACGACGGACTCCTACACCTACGTTGACGTGAAAGGCCCGCGCGGCGAGGACCTGGTGGACCGCTGGAACCGGGAAGGCGTGGTCGCGCACCGCGGCATCGCGGTGGCCGACATGCCGAACCTGTTCTTTCTGCTCGGGCCCAACACCGGGCTGGGCCACACGTCCGTGGTGTTCATGATCGAGTCGCAGATCCACTACGTCGCCCAGGCGATCGCCGAGGTGGACAACGCGGGTGCACAAGCGTTGGCGCCCAGCCGTTCTGCGCAGGACCGCTCCAATGGCGAACTCCAGGACAAGCTCGCCGGCTCGGTGTGGAACACCGGCGGCTGCAGCAGTTGGTACTTGGACGAGCACGGCGTCAACCGGACGTTGTGGAGCGGCATGACGTGGCAGTACTGGCGCGACACCCGGTCGCTGAAACTCGCGGAGTACAAGTTCTTCGGTGTGCGCAGCGGAGCGCGGGCTAGCGCCTGA
- a CDS encoding DNA polymerase IV: MWTMKPRWILHVDLDQFLASVELGRHPELVGLPVIVGGSGDPTEARKVVTCASYEAREFGVHAGMPLRAAARRCPDATFLPSDPDAYDAASEQVMALLRDLGHPVEVWGWDEAYLGADVDAPTELAEQIRAVISEATGLSCSVGISDNKQRAKVATGFAKPAGIYTLTESNWMTVMGDRPVDALWGIGPKTAKKLVALDITTVWQLAQADAELLTSTFGPRTGLWLLLLANGGGDDTVSSQPWVARSRSHVVTFPTDLTDRAEMDSAVTELAARTLRDAVSEKRIAIRVAVTVRSNTFYTRTKIRKLDEPTTDPDVIVAAALRVLDLFELDRPVRLLGVRLELQMPT, from the coding sequence CTGTGGACGATGAAGCCGCGATGGATACTGCACGTCGATCTCGACCAGTTCCTCGCATCGGTCGAGTTGGGTCGTCACCCCGAGCTGGTCGGCCTGCCCGTCATCGTCGGCGGTAGCGGCGACCCGACCGAGGCGCGCAAGGTGGTCACCTGCGCTTCCTACGAGGCCCGCGAATTCGGTGTGCACGCGGGCATGCCACTGCGCGCCGCGGCGCGGCGCTGTCCGGACGCCACTTTTCTGCCGTCGGATCCTGACGCGTACGACGCCGCCTCCGAACAGGTGATGGCGCTGCTGCGCGATCTGGGCCATCCGGTCGAGGTATGGGGTTGGGACGAGGCGTATCTCGGTGCCGATGTCGACGCGCCGACCGAACTCGCCGAGCAGATCCGCGCGGTGATCTCCGAGGCGACCGGATTGTCGTGCTCGGTGGGCATCAGCGACAACAAGCAGCGGGCAAAGGTCGCGACAGGATTCGCGAAACCGGCCGGCATCTACACGCTCACCGAGTCGAACTGGATGACCGTGATGGGCGATCGGCCCGTCGACGCGTTATGGGGTATCGGCCCGAAGACGGCGAAAAAGCTTGTTGCTCTTGATATCACGACGGTATGGCAGTTGGCCCAAGCCGATGCCGAGTTGCTCACCTCAACCTTCGGGCCGCGGACCGGGCTGTGGTTGCTGTTGCTGGCCAACGGCGGCGGCGACGACACCGTCAGCTCGCAACCGTGGGTGGCGCGCTCGCGCAGCCACGTCGTCACCTTCCCGACAGACCTGACCGACCGGGCCGAGATGGACTCGGCAGTAACCGAATTGGCCGCCAGAACCCTGCGCGACGCCGTCTCCGAGAAACGCATTGCCATCCGCGTCGCGGTTACCGTGCGTAGCAACACGTTCTACACGCGCACCAAGATCCGCAAACTCGACGAGCCCACCACGGACCCAGACGTCATCGTCGCGGCCGCGCTGCGCGTCCTGGATCTCTTCGAACTCGACCGTCCCGTGCGACTGCTCGGGGTGCGACTCGAACTGCAGATGCCGACCTAG
- a CDS encoding TetR/AcrR family transcriptional regulator, with translation MDTIGPVRDLPVSAPQERGDAARNRALLLDAARRLIAERGADAVTMDDIATAAGVGKGTVFRRFGSRAGLMMVLLDEDEQSMQQAFMFGPPPLGPDASPVDRLVAFGRERLCFVNTHRELLSAASRDPQSRYGAAAAVQHTHVRMLLASAGTTGDLDIQTDALLALLEADYLNYQLIARDQSLQALGDAWESLARKLCGR, from the coding sequence GTGGACACCATCGGCCCGGTTCGCGACCTGCCGGTTTCAGCGCCGCAAGAACGTGGCGACGCCGCGCGCAACCGCGCCCTGCTTCTCGACGCGGCGCGTCGGCTGATCGCCGAGCGCGGCGCGGACGCGGTCACGATGGACGACATCGCGACGGCGGCCGGCGTCGGCAAAGGCACGGTGTTTCGGCGCTTCGGTAGCCGCGCCGGGTTGATGATGGTCCTGCTCGACGAGGACGAGCAAAGCATGCAGCAGGCGTTCATGTTCGGCCCACCGCCGTTGGGGCCCGACGCATCGCCGGTCGACCGGTTGGTGGCGTTCGGGCGCGAGCGGCTGTGCTTCGTCAACACCCACCGCGAACTGCTGTCGGCCGCGAGCCGCGATCCGCAGTCCCGCTACGGCGCCGCGGCGGCGGTGCAGCACACCCATGTGCGGATGCTGCTGGCCTCCGCGGGCACGACCGGCGACCTGGACATCCAGACCGATGCCCTGCTGGCGCTGCTGGAAGCCGACTATCTCAATTACCAGCTCATCGCGCGCGATCAGTCGCTGCAGGCGCTCGGCGATGCGTGGGAAAGCTTGGCGCGCAAGCTCTGTGGACGATGA
- a CDS encoding SDR family oxidoreductase, with protein MSKKTFAGKRCLITGAASGIGRATALRLASQGAELYLTDRNADGLAETVNEVRALGAQVPEYRALDISNYDEVASFAEAIHANHPSMDIVMNIAGVSAWGTVDRLSHEQWDKMISINLMGPIHVIENFVPPMVAARNGGHLVNVSSAAGLIGLPWHAAYSASKFGLRGLSEVLRFDLARYRIGVSVVVPGAVRTPLVNTVEIAGVDRDDPEVSRWVDRFSGHAVSPEKAADKILSGVARNRFLIYTSADIRALYAFKRVAWWPYSVAMRQVNLVFTKALKPAPVVPR; from the coding sequence ATGTCGAAGAAGACGTTCGCGGGTAAGCGGTGCCTGATCACCGGCGCGGCCAGCGGCATCGGCCGTGCCACGGCCCTACGGCTCGCGAGCCAGGGCGCCGAGTTGTATCTGACCGATCGCAACGCCGACGGCCTCGCCGAGACGGTGAACGAGGTTCGCGCGCTGGGCGCTCAGGTCCCTGAATATCGGGCGCTGGATATCTCCAATTACGACGAGGTCGCCTCTTTTGCCGAGGCGATTCACGCCAACCACCCGAGCATGGACATCGTGATGAACATCGCCGGCGTCTCGGCGTGGGGGACCGTCGACCGCCTATCGCATGAGCAGTGGGACAAGATGATCTCGATCAACCTGATGGGTCCGATCCACGTCATCGAAAACTTCGTTCCCCCAATGGTTGCCGCGCGCAACGGCGGCCATCTGGTCAACGTCTCCTCGGCTGCGGGTCTGATCGGCCTGCCGTGGCACGCCGCCTACAGCGCCAGCAAGTTCGGCCTGCGCGGGCTCTCCGAGGTGCTGCGGTTCGACCTGGCCCGCTACCGCATCGGGGTGTCGGTCGTGGTGCCGGGCGCCGTGCGCACTCCGCTGGTCAACACCGTCGAGATCGCCGGCGTCGACCGGGATGACCCGGAGGTGAGTCGCTGGGTCGACCGGTTCAGTGGGCACGCGGTGTCGCCGGAGAAGGCCGCGGACAAGATCCTCTCCGGCGTCGCCAGGAATCGGTTCCTGATCTACACCTCGGCCGACATCCGTGCGCTCTATGCGTTCAAACGTGTTGCGTGGTGGCCGTATAGCGTCGCGATGCGACAGGTGAACCTCGTGTTCACCAAGGCGCTCAAGCCGGCCCCGGTGGTGCCTCGCTAG
- a CDS encoding NAD(P)H-dependent oxidoreductase: MSDIKVLALVGSLRAASVNRQIAELAAEVAPKGVTFMIFEGLNDVPFYNEEIDDVMNPEAPALASVNALRAAAADADAALVVTPEYNGSYPAVLKNAIDWLSRPFGDGALKGKPLAVIGGSFGQYGGVWAHDDTRKGFGIAGARVLEDITVSVPFKTLNGQHPREHAEVSANVRDAVGKLAAEVS; the protein is encoded by the coding sequence ATGTCGGATATCAAGGTTTTGGCGCTGGTAGGAAGCCTGCGTGCTGCGTCGGTCAACCGTCAGATCGCCGAGCTGGCCGCCGAAGTCGCGCCCAAGGGCGTCACCTTCATGATCTTCGAGGGGCTCAATGACGTGCCGTTCTACAACGAAGAGATCGACGACGTGATGAACCCCGAGGCTCCGGCGCTGGCTTCAGTCAATGCGCTGCGCGCCGCGGCGGCCGACGCCGACGCCGCCCTCGTCGTGACCCCTGAATACAACGGAAGCTATCCGGCCGTCCTGAAGAACGCGATCGACTGGTTGTCGCGACCGTTCGGTGACGGCGCGCTCAAGGGCAAGCCGCTGGCCGTGATCGGCGGATCGTTTGGCCAGTACGGCGGGGTGTGGGCGCACGACGACACCCGCAAGGGGTTCGGCATCGCTGGCGCCCGGGTGCTCGAGGACATCACGGTGTCGGTTCCGTTCAAGACGCTGAACGGTCAGCACCCGCGCGAGCACGCGGAGGTGTCCGCAAACGTGCGCGACGCTGTGGGCAAGCTCGCGGCCGAAGTCAGCTAA